The window TCAGGCGATCTTGGGAATCGGGCATCCGGTCACACTCGGTCTCTTCGCGGCCAGGCCATCCGCCTCAGAAGTTGGGGCAATGGCCTGACTGCCCTTGGTTTCTTCATACCGGGTCACGGTGCACGCACCAGGACTGACCCGCGGGCTGAAGGGGCGTTCTAGAGGGCCGAAGTATAGCAGCGACCCGGGGGCCGCTGCATCTCACTCGCCAGGGATCCGCCGGCACCCCTGAGCCCTCTCCGCCTCTAGCCGTCGGTGACCGTCAGCGTGACTCTGGCGATCAGGACGTCACCTCCGGCGCCAGCGACCACTGCCCGCGCTTCCACGCTGGTCACCGCTCCACCCTGGGCGCCGATCGTCCACGTGGACTCGACCTGTCCAGAGGCATTGGTGGTGCCGAGATCCGGATTGAACGACGTGCCGGTGGTTCCCTCGAAGGTGACCTCGGCCCCTTGAAGCAGAGCACCGTCCTCGTCTCGAACCGTCGCTCGCAGACGAACATCAGCACCGCTTCTGGGCACCGTCGTCTCGCCGTTGACGGTCTGGAGGGTAATCCGGCCGGCGCCACCGCGGGAGATGGTCACGGTGGTGGTAGCAGCGGGGCTCGACCCAGCAAAGGCGGTAATAGTGGCGCTGCCGGCCTCGTCGCCGGAGCTCAGAGTGGCCGTCGCGATGCCGTCCGAATCGGTGCTCGCCTGGGATTGAATCGAGCCCAGGGACGCGAAGAAGCGAACTACCTGCCCGGCCGCCGTGGGGGAACCGTCCGCTCGGCGCACGATAGCGCTGATGCGGGAGGTCTCTCCGAAGTCGATTTCACTGGGGTCGGCGGTGAGGGTCAGCTGCAGTTGGGTCTCTGCGCTCTCGCCCACTAGAACGGAGGTCTCCGCCGAAGTGTCCCCGGAGCCCGTGGTGGCGGTGACGGTGGCGGTACCGGCCCGGTTGTCGGCGGTGAGCACCGCCCGGGCGACTCCGTCCCCATCGGTCTCGACAATGCCGATGATCGAGCCCAGGCTCGTGCTGAAGCGGATCTCGGTGCCCTCGAAGAGAGGGTTGCCGTCCGGCCGGCGGCCGATGACCGTGATCTCCGAGGCGCCGTTCAAGGGGATGCTCGACGGGCTGGCGGAGATGGTGAGGACCGTGCCGGTGGGGGCGACGGGGGTTCCCTCGCTGCACGCCAGCAGGCCGGCGAAGAGAGCGAGGAGGGCGAATAGACCGATGGGCAGGAAGTTTCTCATTTCGAAAGGAGTATACGGATCGAGGCGACCACCCGTCTAGCAGATGATCGCCTCGATTTGGTTGAGCCCGGAGCCCCGGGCTGGATTCAGCTTACGGGATGGTCACCTGGTTGATCACCGTATCCGAGCCGCCGGCTCCCGTGGCCACCAGGCGGGTGGCGTAGGTGCCGGGACCGGCGAAGGTGAACTGCGGATCGCTCACGCCGCTGTCGATGGTCCCATCGTTGGTGAAGTCCCACTGATAGGTGTCGGCGCCGGTGCTGGAGTTCTGGAACTGCACCGTATTGCCGCTGACCACGAAGAAGCTGAACGCCGCGGTGGGCGCATCCGGCGGATCGGTCATCCCCACATCCCCGCGGCACGTGGTGTCCGTGGGCAGGTAGGTGAAGGAGTTGGGGAACTCGTCCTCACAGGTGGTGATCAGGTTGATGATCGTCACGCCGACCTGGGTCGGAATGTCCCGCACACCGTCTGTGCCGTCCGCGTTGTCGTCACAGGACTCCGTCTCGAAGTCGTTGAACGGCGGCGCGATGACGGTGACCTGGCTTCCGGAAGCCGACGTCACCGAACCCGCCTGGTCTCCGAAGAGCACCCGAACCGGGGTCTCGAAGCCGTTGCCACTGATCGTGACGGAGTCACCCTCCCGAGCACTGCTGGGGTTGATGTTGAAGATCGTCGGCGGGAAGACCCGATAGATCCAGCCGTCGAAGCTCGC is drawn from Acidobacteriota bacterium and contains these coding sequences:
- a CDS encoding Ig-like domain-containing protein; this encodes MRNFLPIGLFALLALFAGLLACSEGTPVAPTGTVLTISASPSSIPLNGASEITVIGRRPDGNPLFEGTEIRFSTSLGSIIGIVETDGDGVARAVLTADNRAGTATVTATTGSGDTSAETSVLVGESAETQLQLTLTADPSEIDFGETSRISAIVRRADGSPTAAGQVVRFFASLGSIQSQASTDSDGIATATLSSGDEAGSATITAFAGSSPAATTTVTISRGGAGRITLQTVNGETTVPRSGADVRLRATVRDEDGALLQGAEVTFEGTTGTSFNPDLGTTNASGQVESTWTIGAQGGAVTSVEARAVVAGAGGDVLIARVTLTVTDG